A window of the Hevea brasiliensis isolate MT/VB/25A 57/8 unplaced genomic scaffold, ASM3005281v1 Scaf353, whole genome shotgun sequence genome harbors these coding sequences:
- the LOC110654122 gene encoding G-type lectin S-receptor-like serine/threonine-protein kinase LECRK2, with product MSLRTPRTSFWARLGSLNLISACTFRIALQLTRWACLAKEPHFPPALPATQCVPSPLPRKDLRPLNLTLQATLRKKLDLYGSENLWGDNTNGSIFPIYDGGAASSGSMQDSGDFVLMNSGSQPIWRSFDNPTDTILPGQELKKIQSLFSNSNGTVDFSTGRFKLEMQEADGNLVLSAFRFGGPAYWFTGTSGQNASLVFNESSALMYIVNETAIIYQMTKTSDLPTSINSYYHRATIDDGGNFQQHIHPKVNGSQWISVWRAITQPCTVNGICGVYGYCTTDNNQTQTVTCSCLGGYSLLDPNIPSKGCFPDIPPEQCSNNTRSQVTYTVDQIEDADIPNDFTADLAEIRNIDLANCTKAVQNDCYCMAATFNVSGSVCRKLRIPFFTARKSNPATIGVVALIKVPVGTNNIPEDGEKDSRTVLIVCLSVTSVLVLFFAAFALYYHPITKRFKSRKPPSVPYASDFNLRAFTFQELYEATDGFSNRIGKGSFGTVYSGTLGFEDKEIDIAVKQLDNVIERGEKEFLTEVKVIGQTHHKHLVKLVGFCNERSHRLLVYELMKNGPLSGFLFREEEKPSWDHRATIVLQIARGLLYLNEECDTQIIHCDIKPQNVLLDEHYTPKIADFGLAKLLMKDQTRTSTDMRGTMGYMAPEWLKHAPITAKVDVYSFGVMLLEIICCRRHIELNRIEEETEEDDLVLTDWVLKCVRMGRLNLVVNNEPEVLEDFRRFERLAMVGLWCVHPDPILRPTMKKVTQMLEGTAEVGVPPLAHDLSLS from the exons ATGAGCCTCCGGACGCCACGAACCTCGTTTTGGGCCCGGCTTGGCAGCTTGAACCTCATTTCGGCCTGCACTTTCCGAATTGCTCTCCAACTCACCCGATGGGCCTGTTTAGCCAAAGAACCTCATTTTCCGCCCGCATTGCCTGCCACACAATGCGTACCATCCCCTTTGCCCCGCAAGGACTTACGCCCACTGAACCTCACTCTGCAGGCCACCTTGCGAAAAAAATTGGACCTCTACGGGAGTGAAAATTTGTGGGGTGACAACACCAATGGAAGCATATTTCCTATATACGATGGTGGTGCTGCCAGTTCAGGTTCCATGCAAGACAGCGGCGATTTCGTCTTGATGAATTCAGGTTCACAGCCCATTTGGCGGAGCTTCGATAATCCAACAGACACAATTCTGCCAGGCCAAGAACTCAAGAAGATACAATCCTTGTTTTCCAACTCCAACGGAACAGTGGATTTCTCAACCGGAAGATTCAAGCTGGAGATGCAGGAGGCCGATGGAAATCTGGTGCTTTCAGCTTTCCGATTTGGTGGTCCAGCTTATTGGTTCACGGGAACTTCGGGTCAAAATGCCAGTTTGGTCTTCAATGAGAGCAGTGCGTTAATGTATATCGTCAATGAAACTGCGATTATTTACCAGATGACGAAAACAAGCGATTTGCCAACTTCAATTAATAGCTATTACCACAGAGCAACGATAGATGATGGTGGAAATTTTCAGCAACAT atccaTCCCAAAGTTAATGGAAGCCAGTGGATAAGCGTGTGGAGAGCAATCACTCAACCATGCACTGTGAATGGCATATGTGGTGTGTATGGATACTGCACTACCGATAATAATCAAACACAAACAGTAACTTGTAGCTGCCTTGGAGGTTATTCTTTATTGGATCCAAATATCCCCTCCAAAGGTTGCTTTCCTGACATCCCACCGGAACAGTGCAGCAACAACACTCGATCGCAGGTGACTTACACAGTAGATCAGATTGAAGACGCCGATATCCCAAATGATTTTACGGCAGATTTGGCAGAGATAAGAAATATAGACCTGGCCAATTGTACCAAGGCAGTTCAGAATGATTGCTACTGCATGGCTGCTACATTCAATGTGAGCGGATCTGTTTGTCGCAAGTTAAGGATTCCTTTCTTTACTGCGAGGAAGAGTAACCCTGCTACTATTGGGGTAGTAGCCCTCATCAAGGTTCCTGTTGGGACTAATAATATTCCAGAGGATGGAGAAAAAGATTCCCGTACTGTTCTTATAGTGTGCCTTTCAGTAACCAGCGTGCTTGTCCTGTTTTTCGCAGCGTTTGCGCTCTATTACCACCCTATAACCAAAAGATTCAAATCCAGAAAACCTCCATCAGTTCCATACGCATCGGATTTTAACTTGAGAGCATTTACATTCCAGGAACTGTATGAAGCAACAGATGGGTTCAGTAACAGGATAGGAAAAGGATCTTTTGGCACTGTTTACAGTGGCACTCTTGGTTTCGAGGATAAAGAAATTGATATCGCAGTGAAGCAGTTGGACAACGTGATCGAACGGGGTGAGAAGGAATTTTTGACAGAAGTGAAGGTAATTGGCCAAACCCATCACAAGCATCTGGTTAAGCTGGTGGGCTTCTGCAACGAGCGAAGCCACCGTCTTCTGGTCTATGAGTTAATGAAAAATGGGCCACTATCTGGTTTCCTATTTCGAGAAGAGGAGAAACCAAGCTGGGATCACAGGGCAACCATAGTGCTACAAATTGCGAGAGGCTTATTATATTTGAACGAGGAATGTGATACCCAAATCATCCACTGTGACATTAAGCCGCAGAATGTGCTACTTGACGAACATTACACGCCCAAAATTGCAGACTTTGGCCTAGCAAAGCTGCTAATGAAGGATCAAACAAGAACAAGTACCGATATGAGGGGAACAATGGGTTACATGGCGCCAGAATGGCTCAAGCATGCTCCGATAACAGCCAAAGTAGATGTCTACAGTTTTGGAGTGATGCTGCTGGAAATAATTTGCTGCAGAAGGCACATAGAGCTGAATAGAATCGAGGAAGAGACGGAAGAGGATGACCTAGTGTTAACAGATTGGGTGCTGAAATGTGTTAGAATGGGGAGGCTAAATTTGGTGGTTAATAATGAGCCTGAAGTACTGGAAGATTTCAGAAGGTTTGAGAGACTGGCAATGGTAGGATTATGGTGTGTTCATCCTGACCCCATCCTCCGACCAACCATGAAGAAGGTAACACAGATGTTGGAAGGCACAGCAGAAGTAGGAGTTCCACCACTTGCTCATGATCTGTCATtgtcttaa